The following are encoded together in the Kineosporiaceae bacterium genome:
- a CDS encoding C40 family peptidase, whose translation MTDRATARHRASSRATTPWTTLSTGITQIVGDRAENLTRGGAAIAVSSGLVATMALPAHAIQAQVLDAPRAGGLAALAANLSGALESATLSANLAGNTAAVGVGGRLQTLPLTAPATGTVVFDEGELTGTAPASSRAEVKARRAALTQKVARDGAAVAAPRPTPAPDSESPAGVRPAASEPATAKPAAKPATKPAAKPATKPATKPATKAVTVVQGARGSAVVSLASRYIGVMYRMGGTTPSGFDCSGLVQYVYKQAGISLPRTAQAQMNATTPIAPSQAQAGDLVFFVSGGYAYHVGIVTSGGKMIDSPRTGKSISQRAIFAGTKVYRRVTG comes from the coding sequence GTGACCGACCGTGCCACGGCGCGCCATCGCGCGTCTTCGAGGGCGACAACGCCCTGGACCACGCTCAGCACCGGCATCACTCAGATCGTGGGTGATCGCGCCGAGAACCTCACTCGAGGCGGGGCGGCGATCGCCGTCTCCTCGGGTCTGGTGGCCACGATGGCCCTTCCGGCCCACGCCATCCAGGCGCAGGTACTCGATGCCCCCCGTGCCGGAGGGTTGGCAGCGTTGGCCGCCAACCTCAGCGGTGCGCTCGAGTCCGCCACGCTCTCGGCGAACCTGGCGGGCAACACGGCCGCCGTCGGTGTCGGTGGGCGTCTGCAGACGCTGCCCCTCACCGCCCCTGCCACTGGCACGGTCGTCTTCGACGAGGGTGAGCTCACCGGTACGGCGCCGGCGTCGAGTCGCGCCGAGGTCAAGGCGCGCCGCGCTGCGCTGACCCAGAAGGTCGCCAGGGACGGTGCCGCCGTCGCCGCGCCGCGCCCCACCCCGGCACCCGATTCCGAGAGCCCGGCTGGCGTTCGGCCCGCAGCCTCGGAGCCCGCCACGGCGAAGCCCGCTGCCAAGCCGGCCACCAAGCCCGCGGCCAAGCCGGCCACCAAACCCGCCACCAAGCCGGCCACGAAGGCCGTCACGGTGGTTCAGGGCGCCCGGGGTTCGGCCGTCGTGTCCCTGGCCTCGCGCTACATCGGCGTGATGTACCGGATGGGTGGCACCACGCCGTCCGGCTTCGACTGTTCCGGCCTGGTGCAGTACGTGTACAAGCAGGCGGGCATCAGCCTGCCGCGCACCGCGCAGGCCCAGATGAACGCCACCACGCCGATCGCGCCATCGCAGGCCCAGGCCGGCGACCTGGTGTTCTTCGTGAGCGGGGGGTACGCCTACCACGTGGGCATCGTGACCTCCGGCGGCAAGATGATCGACTCGCCGCGCACCGGCAAGTCGATCTCGCAGCGGGCGATCTTCGCCGGAACCAAGGTCTACCGCCGCGTCACGGGCTGA
- a CDS encoding HNH endonuclease, whose product MRTLVLNAGYEPLAVVSFRRAIVLVLAGKATVLAQGAHPVVGGTVTLPRPSVILLARYVRSPHGRSVPVSRRGVLRRDAHRCAYCGGHATTVDHVQPRSRGGKDTWENLVACCVACNNAKGNRTPEEKGWALRVRAYAPRGAAWLVRAVDHRDPAWDEFLQEVA is encoded by the coding sequence ATGCGGACCCTGGTGCTCAATGCGGGGTACGAGCCACTCGCTGTGGTGTCGTTCCGCCGGGCCATCGTGCTGGTGCTGGCCGGTAAGGCAACGGTTCTCGCGCAGGGCGCTCACCCGGTCGTCGGGGGCACCGTCACCCTGCCCCGTCCCTCGGTGATCCTGCTGGCCCGGTACGTACGGTCCCCGCACGGCCGTTCCGTGCCGGTGAGCCGTCGTGGCGTGCTGCGCCGGGATGCTCACCGGTGTGCCTATTGCGGCGGGCACGCGACCACCGTCGACCACGTGCAACCGCGCAGCCGGGGCGGCAAGGACACCTGGGAGAACCTGGTGGCCTGCTGTGTGGCCTGCAACAACGCCAAGGGCAACCGCACGCCGGAAGAGAAGGGCTGGGCACTGAGGGTGCGCGCCTACGCCCCTCGAGGCGCGGCCTGGCTGGTGCGGGCCGTCGACCACCGCGACCCCGCCTGGGACGAGTTCCTGCAAGAGGTCGCCTGA
- a CDS encoding universal stress protein, whose translation MTRSVIAVGVDDSESSQQALTWAAQEAVRRGSTLELITTWGLEHSTLGPSHSGPQEGQSLEQHARAMQEQALEKAFAGLDSRPDVAHVVVQASAADALVAASKDADLVVVGTHGRGPVRTFLFGSVAQTLLKQSHCPVVVIPATVIDD comes from the coding sequence ATGACTCGTTCGGTGATCGCCGTCGGCGTCGACGACAGCGAGAGCAGTCAGCAGGCGTTGACCTGGGCTGCCCAGGAGGCCGTCCGTCGCGGCTCGACGCTCGAATTGATCACTACGTGGGGCCTGGAACACTCCACGCTGGGTCCGTCCCACTCCGGCCCCCAGGAGGGTCAGAGCCTCGAACAGCACGCTCGTGCGATGCAGGAGCAGGCACTCGAGAAGGCCTTCGCCGGCCTCGACAGCCGCCCTGACGTGGCGCACGTCGTGGTGCAGGCCAGCGCGGCCGACGCCCTGGTGGCAGCCTCCAAGGACGCCGATCTCGTCGTGGTCGGCACGCATGGCCGCGGACCGGTGCGCACCTTCCTGTTCGGGTCGGTGGCCCAGACCCTGCTCAAGCAGAGCCACTGCCCGGTCGTCGTGATCCCGGCGACCGTGATCGACGACTAG
- a CDS encoding SRPBCC family protein, protein MASVSAEIEIAAAPEKVWAVMMDPAQFSAWIDNHQGFIGEPPTALAPGMAFGQRMRVMGMPAELRWTVDGLEEPRRLVLQGVGPMGINLTATQQLNASDAGTAVSMTYEFKGAAVFAVAGQLQREVGDSLRTSLAKLKSLLES, encoded by the coding sequence ATGGCGAGTGTGAGTGCAGAGATCGAGATCGCGGCGGCCCCCGAGAAGGTCTGGGCGGTGATGATGGACCCGGCGCAGTTCAGTGCCTGGATCGACAATCACCAGGGATTCATCGGTGAGCCCCCGACCGCGCTGGCGCCCGGAATGGCCTTCGGCCAGCGGATGCGGGTCATGGGCATGCCGGCCGAGTTGCGCTGGACGGTCGACGGCCTGGAGGAGCCACGCCGGCTGGTGCTGCAGGGCGTGGGCCCCATGGGGATCAACCTCACCGCCACGCAGCAGCTGAACGCCAGCGACGCCGGCACCGCGGTGTCCATGACGTATGAGTTCAAGGGCGCGGCCGTGTTCGCCGTGGCCGGTCAGCTGCAGCGTGAGGTGGGCGACAGCCTGCGTACCAGCCTGGCCAAGCTCAAGTCGTTGCTCGAGAGCTGA
- a CDS encoding TetR/AcrR family transcriptional regulator has product MNSTAERRRERWEPDARRRQILGCAVRLFGERGYDDVSTADIAAAAGVARGLVNHYFGTKKDLYLEVVRVMVTLPDAAIPASDEADLATRVDSAVTWFLDAVARHSRAWLAAIGAGGPGRTPDVAAVIAEGDEATVEVILRLAGTTPDTPAGSGAATDLQRRAVLRAYVAFGRSSGVEWLVRGSLTREQTHTLLSRTLVTLLAETLPALGAQPTSRRVSSRATT; this is encoded by the coding sequence ATGAACTCGACGGCGGAGCGGCGTCGAGAACGATGGGAACCGGACGCGCGACGACGTCAGATCCTCGGCTGCGCCGTCCGGCTGTTCGGTGAGCGTGGCTACGACGACGTCTCGACGGCCGACATCGCCGCTGCGGCCGGAGTGGCCCGCGGCCTGGTCAACCACTACTTCGGCACCAAGAAGGACCTCTACCTCGAGGTCGTTCGGGTGATGGTCACCCTGCCCGACGCTGCCATCCCGGCGTCCGACGAGGCCGATCTGGCCACCCGGGTGGACAGCGCCGTCACCTGGTTCCTGGACGCCGTCGCGCGGCACAGCCGGGCCTGGCTGGCCGCGATCGGTGCCGGCGGTCCCGGGCGCACACCGGACGTCGCCGCGGTGATCGCCGAGGGCGACGAGGCCACCGTCGAGGTCATCCTGCGGCTCGCGGGCACGACCCCTGACACCCCGGCGGGTTCCGGGGCAGCCACCGACCTGCAACGGCGCGCCGTCCTGCGGGCGTACGTCGCCTTCGGCCGCAGCAGCGGCGTGGAGTGGCTCGTCCGCGGGTCACTGACCCGCGAGCAGACGCACACCCTGCTGAGCCGCACGCTGGTCACGCTGCTCGCCGAGACCCTGCCGGCCCTCGGCGCGCAGCCGACGTCGCGGAGGGTCAGCTCTCGAGCAACGACTTGA
- a CDS encoding GMC family oxidoreductase, with protein sequence MTDERHDFDYDVVVIGSGFGGSVAALRLTEKGYRVGVLEAGRRFADHEHARTSWRLRDYLWAPALGCHGVLRMTLLSDIFVLSGAGVGGGSLNYANTLYRPPEAFYRDRQWAHLTDWRAELAPHYDQASRMLGVAENPVTTPADRVMQQVAAELGAADTYRRTPVGVLFADLPDDGDDLAAHEAAGGREVADPYFGGAGPARRTCRHCGECMTGCRHGAKNTTVKNYLYLAEAAGARVHPMTTVRGVRPRDPDDPTAGYEVTTVASDASRRERLSGLVGRTGERRERVITAQQVIFAASALGTQRLLHHLRDEGHLPRLSPRLGELTRSNSEALTGARAVHASRRDREHDYSRGVAITSSIHPDEVTHIEPVRHGHGSNLLALLTSALVDPADGRRVRRREIAAVLRHPRNLARIVLPRRWSEQIVVLLTMQTLDNSLTTYTRRRRLAAVWGRLLPGTSTRRLVTKQGVGEPNPTWIPVAHQATRAAARVLDGVPGGSITTLINRPMTAHFIGGCPIGAGPADGVVDGYQRLFGHPGLHVADGSAISANLGVNPALTITAQAERAMSLWPNRGDPDPRPALGEPYRRLDPVAPHRPTVPAHAPAALQVPRLERRQRP encoded by the coding sequence ATGACCGACGAGCGGCACGACTTCGACTACGACGTCGTGGTCATCGGCTCGGGGTTCGGCGGCAGCGTCGCAGCGCTGCGACTGACCGAGAAGGGCTACCGGGTCGGGGTCCTCGAGGCCGGACGGCGCTTCGCCGATCACGAGCACGCCCGCACGTCGTGGCGACTGCGCGACTACCTCTGGGCGCCCGCCCTGGGCTGCCACGGCGTCTTGCGCATGACGTTGCTCAGCGACATCTTCGTGCTCAGTGGCGCCGGTGTCGGGGGTGGGTCGCTGAACTACGCCAACACCCTCTACCGCCCACCCGAGGCCTTCTACCGCGATCGGCAATGGGCTCACCTCACCGACTGGCGGGCCGAGCTCGCACCGCACTACGACCAGGCCTCGCGCATGCTGGGGGTGGCCGAGAACCCCGTGACCACGCCGGCCGACCGGGTGATGCAGCAGGTCGCTGCCGAGCTCGGGGCGGCCGACACCTACCGGCGCACCCCGGTCGGCGTGCTGTTCGCCGACCTGCCGGACGACGGTGACGATCTCGCCGCGCACGAGGCCGCCGGGGGGCGCGAGGTCGCCGACCCGTACTTCGGCGGGGCCGGACCGGCACGGCGCACCTGCCGACACTGCGGGGAGTGCATGACCGGCTGTCGGCACGGGGCCAAGAACACCACCGTGAAGAACTACCTGTACCTGGCCGAGGCCGCGGGCGCACGCGTGCACCCGATGACGACGGTGCGCGGCGTCCGGCCCCGCGACCCCGACGACCCGACCGCCGGCTACGAGGTGACCACCGTGGCCTCCGACGCCTCACGGCGAGAACGCCTCTCGGGCCTGGTCGGCCGGACCGGCGAGCGCCGGGAACGCGTCATCACCGCCCAGCAGGTCATCTTCGCCGCGTCAGCGCTGGGCACGCAGCGCCTGCTGCACCACCTGCGCGACGAGGGGCACCTGCCCCGGCTCTCACCGCGACTCGGCGAGCTCACCCGCAGCAACTCGGAGGCACTCACCGGGGCACGCGCCGTCCATGCCTCACGCCGTGACCGCGAGCACGACTATTCGCGCGGAGTGGCGATCACCTCCTCGATCCACCCGGACGAGGTGACCCACATCGAGCCGGTGCGTCACGGCCACGGCAGCAATCTGCTCGCCCTGCTGACCAGCGCGTTGGTTGACCCCGCTGACGGCCGACGGGTGCGCCGCCGCGAGATCGCCGCGGTGCTGCGCCACCCCCGGAACCTGGCGCGGATCGTCCTGCCCCGGCGATGGTCGGAACAGATCGTGGTGCTGCTGACCATGCAAACCCTCGACAACTCGCTCACGACGTACACCCGCCGACGCCGTCTCGCGGCGGTGTGGGGGCGCCTGCTGCCCGGCACGTCGACCCGTCGCCTGGTCACGAAGCAGGGCGTGGGGGAACCGAATCCGACCTGGATTCCCGTGGCGCACCAGGCCACCCGAGCTGCTGCGCGCGTCCTGGACGGCGTGCCCGGCGGCTCGATCACCACGCTGATCAACCGACCGATGACGGCCCATTTCATCGGTGGCTGCCCGATCGGAGCCGGCCCCGCGGACGGTGTGGTCGACGGCTACCAGCGGTTGTTCGGCCACCCCGGGCTGCACGTGGCCGACGGCTCCGCGATCTCGGCGAACCTGGGGGTCAACCCGGCGCTGACCATCACTGCCCAGGCCGAGCGCGCCATGTCGCTGTGGCCCAATCGCGGCGACCCGGACCCGAGACCGGCACTCGGTGAGCCCTATCGCCGGCTCGACCCGGTGGCACCGCACCGTCCCACGGTGCCGGCACACGCTCCCGCAGCGCTGCAGGTGCCGCGGCTCGAGCGCCGGCAGCGGCCATGA
- a CDS encoding acyl-CoA dehydrogenase family protein — MAAPLAYRSPWRTREHDDLADLVRTFFTKEVVPTHPVAEKQGHPDPQLYRRAGELGLLGLAVPEAYGGGGGTFAHEAVLFEQQTRCLDGSLGLGVHTGIVMGYVADYGTEEQKQRWLPRLCSGELVGSIAMTEPGGGSDLQSIRTHAVRAEDGTGDYLVNGSKTFITNGFLAGLVVLAVKTDTSQRASGISLLVCEVGQNGHEVAGFRRGRVLDKIGLHSNDTAELFFDDLRVPAANLLGPSEGLGFAQMMQQLPQERLVVSVAAVAAMEIALDLTVAYAKERTAFGKTLMEQQNTRFVLAECAATARAARTMLDDCIARHVAGELDVATAAMAKFWLTDAQCRVIDACLQIFGGYGYTTEYPIARLYADARVQKIYAGTNEIMKELVARAL, encoded by the coding sequence ATGGCTGCCCCCCTCGCGTACCGCTCGCCCTGGCGCACCCGAGAGCACGACGACCTCGCCGATCTGGTCCGTACCTTCTTCACCAAGGAGGTCGTACCCACTCACCCCGTGGCCGAGAAGCAGGGCCATCCCGACCCGCAGCTGTATCGGCGAGCCGGTGAGCTGGGCCTGCTCGGGCTGGCAGTGCCCGAGGCCTACGGTGGTGGGGGTGGCACCTTCGCCCACGAAGCGGTGTTGTTCGAACAACAGACCCGCTGCCTGGACGGCTCACTCGGTCTGGGCGTTCACACCGGCATCGTGATGGGCTACGTGGCCGACTACGGCACCGAGGAGCAGAAACAGCGCTGGCTGCCCCGGCTGTGCAGCGGCGAACTGGTCGGGTCGATCGCGATGACCGAACCCGGCGGTGGCTCGGATCTGCAGTCGATCCGCACCCACGCCGTGCGGGCCGAGGACGGTACCGGCGACTACCTGGTGAACGGATCGAAGACCTTCATCACCAACGGGTTCCTGGCGGGCCTGGTGGTGCTCGCGGTCAAGACCGACACGAGCCAGCGGGCCTCGGGCATCTCACTGCTGGTCTGCGAGGTCGGCCAGAACGGGCACGAGGTGGCCGGGTTCCGCCGGGGCCGGGTGCTGGACAAGATCGGCCTACACAGCAATGACACCGCCGAGCTGTTCTTCGACGACCTGCGGGTGCCGGCCGCCAACCTGCTCGGTCCCTCCGAGGGCCTCGGCTTCGCGCAGATGATGCAGCAGCTGCCGCAGGAACGGCTGGTGGTCTCGGTGGCGGCCGTGGCGGCGATGGAGATCGCGCTCGATCTGACGGTCGCCTACGCCAAGGAGCGCACCGCCTTCGGCAAGACGCTCATGGAGCAACAGAACACCCGATTCGTCCTGGCCGAGTGTGCCGCCACCGCGCGGGCGGCGCGGACCATGCTCGACGACTGCATCGCCAGGCACGTGGCCGGTGAACTCGACGTGGCGACCGCCGCGATGGCCAAATTCTGGCTCACCGATGCCCAGTGCCGGGTGATCGACGCCTGCCTGCAGATCTTCGGCGGCTACGGCTACACCACCGAGTACCCGATCGCCCGGCTCTACGCCGACGCGCGGGTGCAGAAGATCTATGCCGGCACCAACGAGATCATGAAGGAGTTGGTGGCTCGTGCGCTCTGA
- a CDS encoding acetyl-CoA C-acetyltransferase, with product MRSEAYIYDTLRTPRGRGRAGGALYGVKPITLLVDLLHELQRRNPGLDPARIEDVILGVVSPVGDQGGVIPRAAAVAAGLPDSVAGLQLDRFCASGLEAVNVAAQKVRSGWEQLIVAGGVESMSRVPMGSDGGAWVLDPETNYDTYFVPQGISADLIATTEGFTRAECDGYALQSQERAAKAWAGGYFARSVVPVRDRNGVVVLDRDEHLRPETTMDSLAALKPAFAGLGQAGGFDAVALQKYHWLERIDHVHTPGNSSGIVDGAALVLVGSEQIGVELGLTPRARIVAAAVTATEPTIMLTGPTPAARKVLALAGLQVSDIDLFELNEAFSAVVLKFAKDLSIPMDILNVNGGAIAMGHPLGATGAMLLGTAVDELERRDARRALVTLCIGGGMGVATIVERV from the coding sequence GTGCGCTCTGAGGCCTACATCTACGACACCCTGCGGACGCCGCGTGGTCGCGGCCGGGCCGGCGGCGCGTTGTACGGCGTCAAGCCGATCACGTTGCTGGTCGACCTGCTGCACGAGCTGCAGCGCCGCAACCCGGGGCTGGACCCCGCCCGGATCGAGGACGTCATCCTCGGGGTGGTCTCGCCGGTCGGTGACCAGGGCGGGGTGATCCCACGGGCCGCGGCCGTGGCGGCCGGTCTGCCCGACAGCGTGGCCGGGTTGCAGCTGGACCGGTTCTGCGCCAGCGGTTTGGAGGCGGTCAACGTGGCTGCCCAGAAGGTGCGCTCGGGATGGGAACAGCTGATCGTCGCGGGCGGGGTCGAGAGCATGTCCCGGGTGCCGATGGGGTCGGACGGCGGTGCCTGGGTGCTCGACCCGGAGACCAACTACGACACCTACTTCGTGCCACAGGGCATCAGCGCCGACCTCATTGCGACCACCGAGGGCTTTACCCGCGCGGAGTGTGACGGCTACGCCCTGCAATCCCAGGAGCGTGCCGCGAAGGCCTGGGCCGGAGGGTATTTCGCCCGGTCGGTGGTGCCGGTGCGCGATCGTAACGGGGTGGTCGTGCTCGATCGCGACGAGCACCTGAGGCCCGAGACGACCATGGACTCGTTGGCCGCGTTGAAGCCGGCCTTCGCGGGCCTGGGGCAGGCCGGTGGCTTCGATGCCGTGGCGCTGCAGAAATACCACTGGCTCGAACGCATCGATCACGTGCACACCCCGGGCAACTCTTCCGGCATCGTCGACGGCGCGGCGTTGGTGCTGGTGGGCAGCGAGCAGATCGGGGTCGAGCTCGGTCTGACGCCGCGGGCGCGGATCGTGGCCGCCGCGGTCACCGCCACAGAGCCGACCATCATGCTGACCGGGCCGACGCCTGCGGCGCGAAAGGTCTTGGCACTAGCCGGTTTACAGGTGAGCGACATCGACCTGTTCGAGTTGAACGAGGCCTTCTCGGCCGTCGTCCTGAAGTTCGCCAAGGACCTGTCCATCCCGATGGACATCCTGAACGTCAACGGCGGGGCCATCGCCATGGGCCATCCGTTGGGGGCCACCGGAGCGATGCTCCTGGGCACGGCCGTCGACGAACTCGAGCGCCGGGATGCCCGCCGCGCGCTGGTGACCCTGTGTATCGGTGGCGGCATGGGCGTGGCGACCATCGTGGAGCGTGTGTGA
- a CDS encoding enoyl-CoA hydratase/isomerase family protein: MNLTGQIGAVRYERDDDGIVTLTLDDPAASANTMNQAYEAGMAAALDRLTADIAAGEVAGVIVTSAKKTFFAGGDIPAMMAAGPEHAVQLTAQLGRLKSQLRRLETCGRPVVAAINGTALGGGFEIALACHHRIVLEHPATRIGLPEVTLGLLPGAGGVTRTVRMLGITDALMTVLLEGRRFPVRRAAELGLVDDVVTTPEAMMAAARAWIAANPNAAQPWDSKGYRIPGGTPSTPALAANLPAYPANLRKRLAGAPLPAPKAIMAAAVEGAQVDVDTALAIETRYFVSLAIGQTSTNMMKAFFVDLQTITKGAARPAGFERWRPQRVAVLGAGMMGAGIAYAFAAVGVDVVLKDVTGESAARGKGYSEKLVAKAVDRGRMDAAAAQALLARITPTAEVADLAGCDLVVEAVFEDPGLKRQVFGEVVGLLAPDALLASNTSTLPITDLAHGVDRPEDFIGLHFFSPVDKMPLVEIVVGERTGDAALARAFDVVQLIRKTPIVVNDSRGFFTSRVIGAFLDEAVGMLAEGVHPQTIEQAALQAGYPTGPLALTDEVSLTLTRHIRAAFAAAAAAEGTSFPARASHAVIDRLVEEFARPGRAGRAGFYDYGEDGARRGLWPGLVEHFPPRPAVLAGREGADDIPFVDLQERMLFAEAIDSVNCLDEGVLRSVAEGNIGSLLGIGFPSWTGGVLQYIEGYPGGVAGFVARAHALAARYGERFVPPASLVARVAPSASAG, translated from the coding sequence ATGAACCTGACCGGCCAGATCGGCGCGGTGCGCTACGAGCGGGACGACGACGGCATCGTCACGCTCACCCTGGACGACCCCGCCGCCTCGGCGAACACCATGAACCAGGCCTACGAGGCCGGCATGGCCGCAGCCCTGGATCGGTTGACGGCTGACATCGCCGCGGGCGAGGTGGCCGGGGTCATCGTCACCAGTGCGAAGAAGACCTTCTTCGCCGGGGGCGACATCCCGGCGATGATGGCCGCCGGGCCCGAACACGCCGTGCAGTTGACCGCACAGCTGGGCCGGTTGAAGTCGCAGTTGCGCCGGCTCGAGACCTGCGGTCGCCCGGTGGTCGCGGCGATCAACGGCACGGCCCTGGGTGGCGGGTTCGAGATCGCCCTGGCCTGCCACCACCGCATCGTCCTGGAGCATCCGGCGACCCGGATCGGCCTGCCCGAGGTGACCCTGGGACTGCTGCCCGGTGCCGGCGGGGTCACCCGCACCGTGCGCATGCTCGGCATCACCGATGCGCTGATGACGGTGCTGCTCGAGGGTCGCCGGTTCCCGGTGCGCCGGGCCGCCGAGCTCGGTCTGGTGGACGACGTCGTCACGACGCCCGAGGCGATGATGGCTGCCGCTCGGGCCTGGATCGCGGCGAACCCGAACGCGGCTCAGCCCTGGGACTCGAAGGGCTACCGGATCCCCGGTGGCACGCCGTCCACCCCGGCTCTGGCCGCGAACCTGCCCGCCTACCCGGCCAATCTGCGCAAGCGTCTCGCCGGGGCGCCACTTCCCGCCCCGAAGGCGATCATGGCGGCGGCCGTCGAGGGTGCCCAGGTGGACGTCGACACCGCGCTGGCCATCGAGACCCGCTATTTCGTCTCGCTGGCGATCGGGCAGACCTCGACCAACATGATGAAGGCCTTCTTCGTCGACCTGCAGACGATCACCAAGGGCGCCGCGCGCCCGGCGGGGTTCGAGCGGTGGCGGCCGCAGCGGGTGGCGGTGCTCGGCGCCGGGATGATGGGTGCCGGGATCGCCTACGCCTTCGCCGCGGTCGGGGTGGACGTCGTGCTCAAGGACGTCACCGGCGAGAGCGCCGCGCGAGGCAAGGGGTACAGCGAGAAGCTGGTGGCCAAGGCCGTCGACCGTGGCCGGATGGACGCCGCGGCCGCGCAGGCGCTGCTGGCCCGGATCACCCCCACCGCCGAGGTGGCCGACCTGGCCGGGTGCGACCTGGTGGTCGAGGCGGTGTTCGAGGACCCCGGGCTCAAACGGCAGGTGTTCGGCGAGGTGGTGGGCCTGCTGGCACCCGATGCGCTGCTGGCCTCGAACACCTCGACGCTGCCGATCACGGACCTGGCTCACGGCGTCGACCGCCCCGAGGACTTCATCGGCCTGCACTTCTTCTCGCCGGTCGACAAGATGCCCCTGGTCGAGATCGTGGTCGGTGAACGCACCGGGGATGCCGCCCTGGCCAGGGCGTTCGACGTCGTCCAGCTGATCCGTAAGACGCCCATCGTGGTGAACGACTCCCGCGGGTTCTTCACCAGCCGGGTGATCGGGGCGTTCCTGGACGAGGCCGTGGGCATGCTCGCCGAGGGGGTACACCCGCAGACCATCGAACAGGCGGCGCTGCAGGCCGGGTACCCGACCGGTCCGCTGGCGCTCACCGATGAGGTGAGCCTGACCCTGACCCGGCACATCCGGGCCGCCTTCGCCGCGGCGGCCGCCGCCGAGGGCACGTCGTTCCCCGCACGGGCCTCGCATGCGGTGATCGACCGATTGGTCGAGGAGTTCGCGCGGCCCGGCCGGGCCGGGCGGGCCGGGTTCTACGACTACGGCGAGGACGGCGCCCGTCGGGGACTGTGGCCGGGACTGGTCGAGCACTTCCCGCCGCGCCCCGCCGTGTTGGCCGGTCGCGAGGGCGCCGACGACATCCCGTTCGTCGACCTGCAGGAGCGCATGCTGTTCGCCGAGGCGATCGATTCGGTGAACTGCCTGGACGAAGGAGTGCTGCGTTCGGTGGCCGAAGGCAACATCGGATCACTGCTGGGCATCGGCTTCCCGTCGTGGACCGGTGGTGTGCTGCAGTACATCGAGGGGTATCCCGGCGGTGTCGCCGGCTTCGTCGCCAGGGCTCACGCTCTGGCCGCCCGGTACGGCGAGCGCTTCGTCCCCCCGGCCTCGCTCGTCGCGCGCGTGGCTCCGTCGGCTTCAGCTGGGTGA